TTTTATGAGATACCGAAGTTGAAGTCGTCATCTTGCTTTATAAAGTGTTGAGGTGGATGTTACTATCGTATTCGGTAAAATTGCCttgatatttatgtatatattggAAAAAGGAAATTTTAACTTAAGAAATAATACCACTAGAATGTAATTATAATTATAACCCGCCTTAATATCTCTTTATCACTTCGAAATATCCAAGATTCATTTATTTCGTCTTTTTTCTTAATCTACAAATCCAATCCAAATAATAAGAGTGCTATTTGTCTATCATTTATTTAGTATCTTAAAATCTTCTGACATTCTCTATGTTTATAAGAGATATCCCTTACTATGTCCGAACAGAGGCCATTCAAATGTTCAATGGGTAGGTGACGGACCTACTACCACACATCATAGAATAAGTGGAGTACAAGCCAGGGAAGATTAAGAAATGAATTGgtagaaaagaaaaaggagaagacGTTACTTGGGTGCCGGCCTATGGTCCCCATGGTATGCTGCTATGGCCCAATGGGCCCACCACAAAAACACAAGAGGGAGACCAGGACATTTTCTAAGAGTCTCCTTGTCTCCATGTTTGGGAAAGAAGAAAAGTATATGATGAAGTTATATATGTGTATAGATACTTTGGTCATATTTGTTAGTGACCTAGAATTAGAGTATATTTATGGCTTTTGCTTCCGACAATACAAAAGAAAGGCTATCTTTGCTCATATCATTTATTGGTTTTGTAACAGGTTGCAGGGCCCATTATGCTATCTACAATATGCTTGGCCTACCACTCCCTCCCTCCCCCTCTTTTGCTAAGAACTAGAACAAAAGCCCTCTTTTGCTTTATAGTTTAATACAAAACAAAAGCAGCATTTTTTGGGGACTGTGTCCGTCGGAGCatataagaataaaaaaagaaaGTGGATTTAGATTAAAGATCAATCCACTGAGTTAGGAAAATATGAGATATAGATTATAGAACAAGCTAATGTACATATACACATTTGCTTTGTTTACAtacataatatatttttatattgttgTGGAGAGAGAAGAGTGAGGGAGTAGGTGATGATCAACAAAAATAACTTTTTTGATAatatatttgattaatttttttttaaagccgCTCTAGTGTCGACAAACCCCACCACCTACGGTCGATTAATCATCATGATTTCACAAAATCTACCATTTAGGAATCATACTATATATTTAGAATTCTATATGttttcactcaattttttttctctctccatATCGAGAATTCTATATGTACTAGTTAATATTGGATTAAAGCTAATTAATGTGAAAACACCCTCAATTAAACTATCATAAAATCGTCCAAGACACATGAGAGCGTGATAATTCGTAGTAACATGATATGTAATATATCAGCATCATGGGCAGAGGAGTGTACATTCCCGACATCTAACTATGCACAAGATTAGTTAACCCAAAAGTAATGATTGAGGAGCTTATTATTGGATCAAGTAGTCGATGCATGGTGACCCACCCATTTCCTACAACGTGGGGATAAAGCTTGACTGGAATTGAGATATATACCTCGGCTGGGACATGATCATGTACCACGCAAATTTTGGAACATCCCACACTACTACCTAATATTTTTAATACTAGTAGCACAACactaacaacttaattaaatgtgTTGACGCATACATAGATTTAAAGTTGAAACTAAGGTTTGAGTTGGCAAAGTATAGTAATCAATGATTTATACCACCAATACAAGAGTATTATAATTCTTATAAACTATCAACATATAGATTGAGGGTAATCTAGATTATATCTACATGTGTCTCGCAAcctttaaaatcaataaataaaaaggtCCTTTGATCACTTTCACTTATTACTACTTTCCACATCATATATTTGCGTATATGTCCCTTATTAATAAGACATCTCAGTCAGTACAGGCTCTCTCATGCAACCAAGCAAATCACTACAAAATACAAATACAAATCTCCACATGGAAACTCGTCGTAAAAAGAGCACCTCCGGCGATGGATTTTCTTTCCCGAGCACACCATTCCCCGAAAATCACCACCGTCGCGGCTCTTCGTCGGACTTTGAATTCGGTAGCATTACCCCAGACTCACCATTCAGCAATGATCCCTGCAAAAATTCCCCGGCCGACCATCTCTTCTTCAACGGTCGACTTCTTCCGCACGCTTTTCCATTCCAGCCAACCAGTGGTGCTATTTACGGGCTCGAATCAGAGAATTCTCGCGCGATGTTAACGAGTCGAACAAGCAGTACTAGCAGCAAAGACTCGCTGATGTCGTCCCGAAGCAACAGCACCAACAGCAGGAGCAGCAGCTGCAGCAGTAGCGCCAGGACGAGCTCTAGCGACAACTCAGAGAGAAGACTGTTGTACCGTCAGAGCAGCAAAACGACGTCGGTTATGGGGAGAGATCAAAGATATGGTGGTGGTACTAATACTGGAAGTAAAGCGGTATCGGCCCAAGTGTACGGGTCTTCTCAAAGGTGGCAATTCATGGCACCCGTTCCGGCTTTAAGCCGAGAGACATCACTGCGGCGGAAGAAAGCAGCAGAGGTCTCAGGGAataacagtaaaaaccatgatgaggaccgGAGATCCCTACCCAAGAAGAAAAATCGGACCGCTGTCGTTAAGCGGCTGCGGTTCGGCAGGAGGGTTTTCCGGTGGTTTTTGGCTGCCTGCAAAGAGTGCCATGCTATTGAACCATCCAAAAAGAAAAATGTTAGAAATGTCAAATTAAAATGAgttttcattttttgttttaacCTTTACtttggtctctctctctctcttttaatTAATGTCTGTTACTAATTTacttcaataatattttatttttcgaATGTGGGGTGAGTGGAAGAGGAAGGATCTATAATGAGGCTGGCATTTTTGGATATACGATGTTTTCTTTTCACAACTTTCCTCGATTAGTTTGGGCACATTAATTTTTCATATGATAACTACTGTTTCTCACATAGTGTTTTTGTTGTGCTTTTCCTTTTAGATTTTGTTGTCTAATTATTTTCATGTTAGATGATGTCTCTTTTGTTTTCGAATTATACcatcatattattttattttatttttgttcaatCGTTTATGAATGAAAACCTTTTAAAATTATCTCTCGAAACTTTGTAAGGAAATTAACCAATAATTTATGTGTGATATATACTCTGAAATTCATGGCAAATGCACTCCACAGTTCACACGGTTCATCAGCACATAATACAAATTAAAACTTGAATACTTCTTTAATGTAAAGCCGACCATCTAGCCTATGACATTTAACGGGGCCAAACAATCTCCATTTCCATAATTTCATATGTATGTACTCTCTCTTTGGCTCATTAGAATTCATTTTAGCTTACTTTTAGTAATGTACATATTGTTCGTTTGTGCAAAAGTTCTTCCAACTATATTGTACAACGGTCAAATTTAGGAATTGGTTATTACCGAGCTCAGGTTTATACCTATAACTTTGAGTTAATAAGTTGGAGTCCCAAGACATCGAGTTTGGCCTCTCCTCAACTTTGTCTAGAGGATTTGTGTAAcggcccaaatttcctaataagatttaTGGCCTTTATTAGGGGGCCAGGACGACGAATTAtgaaattatatgattatgtgtatcattatgtgatcatgtgagttatattataatatgacttgatatgcatgtttaggtgtattaaatatgcacgtggatCAATTTCTGTCTacttgggtaattttcataatttggcctatTATGAGTATATTTAgtatatatgtggtatgtgtgtggtacttcattattatttggttatgcttgggttactcagcacaagacgatcctatgAAGCAAGCCAATGGGAAAGTCataacgggatccatacttgactcggagtgagtcaaggggtacttAGCACATTACTGAGATATttggtaatgagaataaatatttgatgataaattggagttagtgagatcagggggaaattctagaaattttgactattttacccgggggcgtttttgggaccccgagcattaggatttgcttgaggttacttaagcttgaagtaacttgttagaattataaaagaacgttaagaacattctctctccctcccgtTCCCTTTCCGACACCggttcacattttcgaaggaaactcgagttttaagacttggattcaagcaaagattgaggcatagcgattctagggaagattagtgtagagtccaagaactttacttagctagttagatagtagtataatagtaatagtagtagtatttttatgactgtggactttggttcagaccgatatttatttggacactcatagtaacacttgtatattttctaagtttaacctatagtttaagaatattaattttaacctaaggtttgattaatatgactgatattgatggtgatatttattatattatatggtttagatagacccaataaaaaagtaacacttgtcatgtgtatgtttaatgataattaagtattttgaggaataagtttattaagattaaaatttgaatatcctagggtctgtcagtagctttgaaaacgttagagggcttattcaaggctgtttactcaattcaaattaagctaaaattgtgtaatttcgtgtttaaatattcagcgtatgccgatatatcgcagctatagagggcgatatatcgcagtacggggatacaaaaaacacgaaacttcgcacgattgcctcgggcatgctggcccaggcgatatatcgcctacatgggacgatatatcgcctccttcagtgcattttgaaagtttttgaaaatgttctcaattcaaatctttaacctcttgataagtccagcatctttctgaacgagtcttcagcctctgctgaacgataattcaaatatttttcacttaaaaagccattatttttattcaagttaaatgaagatcttttcattcctaaactctataaataggacctagtactcagccatttattcattcatcaaactaagttcagaggctgcaagctgctaggttattgtgagagtgtaaacacttgggttggggattataagcttaccaaacacttgggaagtaaggtttatagcacatttcggttcaaggtttagattggttatagaagcattcaaggtattccaaactctagctcatttggtattatttctcTTTAAGTTCTTGTAGTTTTCTATTCaacaccctaactttattctttattcttggataggaaatctaagatcttgaacataaggattttggtaagtatattcttgatggtatagttctttcatcaatttcatctcattctctttagtatattcacccttccatttatgtttttaggagtgttccaaagtcccaaatctgttatcatatcccggtacttttggtaagaaaaataggataggatttatgtgttatatgatttatatgttatgataaatgttatcttatgattatgtgttatataatatgctataatatgtataattgtagacttgggcatatgacccgtacaactaacaagccccactaatctaatgggcatatgacttgtttagtttatgggaccctaagtaataatgaccattatagtatgtatgtgacatatgtgttatgatatgttttatgttacattatgaaatttatgtatatggtttatgtgttagattttccttgctgggcattaggctcactccttttatgtttatatgtgcaggaaaatagctttgatggcgggaaaggttcttggtagtttaggcatgtgtattgaggcggaatggaattgaagggccgagagttcgattcgaggatgaagtttctttacttatggtttttatgtgtatttttccgcactttattatgtaatcccttttaattacaattatgttatgttttgattttaaaacaatgggatcccatatcctactttaaattttatgtaagtttaacatttatttttacaagtttttaataaagttatgatcatttcacttgtaagttttattaagcaTTAGTGTCAAtggatagttttcgttaatggtccaaagtctagagtagttgggtcattacaattagaagcttattagccagaggatttagttgggaaacaacttaatcggAGCTAATCCgagttttaagttctaagattttaaagtttttaagctttgattggattttatgttttgatgagtttttggatggtttgagacttaggttttattggttttgggagattacgatgtttgggaactttgaatttgggatttggatatgtttggataggtttttggaggattttaagtgggaaaaaCTGTAGAAAATGGCTgatttcgtggtcaagtcgcgacttggatcAAGTCAGGAGGGCTCTGCCTAGGGGGTGCGCTGTGAGGCAAGGgaggccaagtcgtggcccgcacCCTAAAGCCCAGgaaaatgctctctgacttggggcaagtcgtaACCCtaagggccaagtcgcgaccgaCTTGTGCATTTTTTCCTAGATTTCGTTTTTAATTGtgggaacttaattctaagggtctgggatcaatcctactacccagttgagtaggattcgacgtcccagaggctaggtttgggtccggaagtatttatttactcattttttatgaggttttatattatggttaggggcttggaaataggatcgtgcttgagggtcgtttattggtagcctgtgcttggaccaaaggtaagaaaactgcacccaatatgtgatgcatgcaatatatatatgcttatggcatggcatgaaggtGAAATATGGAATTTGCCAAAGCTTGAGtatctgtaattgtgcatgattataattatgctcttcattattgattaagcatgctaaatgccttatatttgaatatttgacatatgatacatgTCTGTTAGCATTACGTCATTGAAGAAaaactaacttattagtcagggaacgacaatggttcagtattgattgtgaagctgtgacttatcagtcaagatcgatagttgtactgagcactggtcgtatggtattggcttatgagtcaagaacggtattagcgtgtttaacgcaagccaaaattattagatctaatcaacataagcattaaatgcttgattgaccccaaggtcgaagaaaactaaagcgcttgtctagtctaaagactagttatttagagccagggctataagctcgggtgattgaaacgtcacatggctaagagggcgtgggacctcagagatagacttatcagtcatctacacagcgattgacttatcagtcatctatacaaagatagacttatcagtcatccatatagagatagacttattatgtaacgacccaaaattactaataagattaagggccttgattagcgtgttgggatgGCATaagtgatatatgtgtgatttaatggtttaatgcatgattatttggcatgcatgattaatatgattatgtgacatgcatgtttgtgaatattagatatgcatgtgagccatttatagcttataagggcatacttgtaattttggcccgttgaggacataaatgtgattatatgtgataaattattgagagcacattattatgtggatacatttgcagtatatggctcgagacggtcctagtgagtggattaacGAAGTAGTCACAGCGGGGGTTAAaactgtaacgccttggttaccccagaacagttacggtgaacggtgaaacGGTGAAACGGAACTTTGACTCATTgcttgagtcctttggttaaaacgcgttctaagtgttattaacaggctaaggtgaaaaccaataaaaaggaaaggatatgttttatttaatacataaaactgttcatgggcccacaagaacatttacaaattatttacaactcaaaaatgtcattactgttccaaaatcacaaactcgccgacctaagcggcaaaaatagggtaaaccccctagttcctctgagaactccttggccgtggtggtcaagcggccgcatatgtacacatcaccacctaagctctctactcaaggctgggtgagcttttctttccctttacctgcaccacatagcacccatgagccaaagcccagcaagaaaacacagtattgtatataaacattatcaaatgattatcattataatcacatagagcTCATAGCTAtaaaacaaatgagtgaatatcacttgaggttctagtaaaccatactgagtgactgacaggcaagtcactaatttaaacagaggagtggctgctgggtaagccactagccttaagcaaatgagagactgatgggtaagtctctatcTCAAccaatgagtgactgatgggtaagtcactagcttaacaaatgagagactgatgggtaagtctctaacttaacaaatgagtgactcaTGGGTAGGCCACACAagtgcttataatattcatcggaCTTgaggtccggcattaatgctctatgagtcatccaatgtagaaagtcgattagacctaatccttattggcttgcattgaacacgctaaggccgtcctgactaatgagtcagcactatgtgaccagtgcccagtaccactgccgaacctgactaataagtcacagcttcacagttgatactagcacctttgccaaatctgactaatgagtcagttgTTGGAtaaagcttatacaagatctttatttattttcatgtatatctaatattaaacaaattaatactagatagcttaaaacatgtttttaaaattgaattcaaagagaaacaaaaatagaatacttacagtatacgcagcggaattaaagagtccttccttcagtttctctaactcttgtatcctttctgtcgcagagtattatcaagaaactgaaccgatcttctattttcttcacgatcttccaatgtatccttagaaccacctagactagtgtggacaattctcaacatatgagatagatatagagagaagaagagaaaataacaaagaggcttagaaaaggactcgtgtttagagataatctaaaactataagaaaatctgacttgtcacttatcaaacttcttttttgacttctctctaagcactccttttatagactcaattatgtcatttaatttaattaaaaaatcaataaaataatattcattttgaagccctaggtcgaaattatcatgggctataggcccgtgaaatttcccatttgattataagcccattggacttaaaatcaaggtctgtattattttctattgatttaattaattaaataattatttaaatcctttatcaaattaattatttataatttgaaccttgatttaaatttgtttattaatttagataccaatttatcttaattaataaatctgtcataatttctcttttcttctcaaaattacacaactctgtgaaactatccaaaattaacctggtcaactttgataattataattgatgattaaatcaattaattgagactatctagatgattttatccaaggtacaatggggaacatgggcctatgaaatcaagctccaataagttatcataaatctaacaaataaatttactaacttattaattcctcgtgactccactatagacttggaattgcactcttgaattcatagaacgctctataacaaatatagatacgctattaattatccattgttacaacca
This genomic interval from Humulus lupulus chromosome 8, drHumLupu1.1, whole genome shotgun sequence contains the following:
- the LOC133793719 gene encoding uncharacterized protein LOC133793719, whose protein sequence is MQPSKSLQNTNTNLHMETRRKKSTSGDGFSFPSTPFPENHHRRGSSSDFEFGSITPDSPFSNDPCKNSPADHLFFNGRLLPHAFPFQPTSGAIYGLESENSRAMLTSRTSSTSSKDSLMSSRSNSTNSRSSSCSSSARTSSSDNSERRLLYRQSSKTTSVMGRDQRYGGGTNTGSKAVSAQVYGSSQRWQFMAPVPALSRETSLRRKKAAEVSGNNSKNHDEDRRSLPKKKNRTAVVKRLRFGRRVFRWFLAACKECHAIEPSKKKNVRNVKLK